The Plasmodium reichenowi strain SY57 chromosome Unknown, whole genome shotgun sequence genomic interval ATATagtaattaaaaaatacattttttataaaatataatattacattaaaattaaaaaattctaatatttaaaaataatgatgtagattttataatatatataaataaatatttatttgtttgtttatttattttaaaatagtgatataatataaatatattataattttatatcatacaaacaataaaaataattgtacaagtctaaaaaaaattaaatcCTTTAtccatttatataataatacaattCAATATAACGCAcgtttattttataaagataacatatatatttgtatatttttttttagcatatttatattttataaaatgatCACATTcatttatcattttatattaatttgaaggtattaatttataatatacataatgaACTACTTTCTGTCACTTTTTAATGTATCCTTATTTTTTctcataatatttaaatattcatacaaggtaataaataaataaataaatattaatatattagtattaatatatatttttttctttctttctcAGAATATAGTAAAAAAAAGTCTACAAGATAAATTTAACAAATCCATAATAACCATAAATATAGCAAGTCGAACACTAacagaaaataataaaaaatgttataagaaatatatttatacatcaatatttaatggaaataaaaatccacaaaaaagagaaaagaaaaatgaagaGGAAAAGCAAAAGGACAGTACAAAAGTggataatgataataatgtgGAAAATGAGATGGAAGATTATATAGATGATTCTATAGACGACCCTATGGATGATCTTATGAATGATAAATGGGAACATCATAATTCATTGGAAGATAGAATAAAAGAATACTATACATCAACAGACCCATCAGATGGCgaagaaaataattcattttttaaaaaacttaaattaattatgaaaatattagaTGAAGTGCATTCtgatttattaataaataatagtGTTACAAATGGAAGTATTTTTTCTCCCGAACTTGTACCTATAAGTGTTTTATCAACCATGACATTAGCCTGTCCACCTATAGGAACTATGACTCTTCCTTATATTATAGGCAGaataaattttttgaatagatatgaagaacaaaatataaacacaGAACAtgatttaaatatatttaaatgaaatatatatatatgtgtatgtATACTTTTTTGTGTGaatttttaacatatacatatatatatttatttatttattcatttgtttagattatatattcctacgattaatattatataaattcatgatataatatagtaTCATTAATccaattaaaaaaattttatttttgtttttttttattttaattttccatgatcataaaatattacgTTCTCAAATATTGTAGATTCTACTAaagttatttttatttgagTTCGTGctatatagatataaaatatttacaatttattaatattgtaGCTatctcattttttttatagggactacatatattataattaattataatatgtacatatcaataaatatatatatattttattaatataatatttgtttaaaaaatttataaatgtataattaaGTTTTAGACATAACACTTTTACACTCATATATCAATAAAAggaaattaaaagaaaaaataaaaattgttctatcgtataaaaaattatatatgtatatatatatatatatatatatatatatgtgtgtgtaattatcatttaaaaaattaaataaataaataaacgAAATCATTtcacatatttattatattatataattatatttaagtACAATTCATAGAAACAACCTAAACGATACAACATAATAACTTATTTACACACataaaaaaggataaatatatatatatatattatataattacattatttatttttaaataacataatattatataccACGATAAATTTGTAccatttaataaatatatcagcaatttttatattttatattattttatacaaattttatattttttttttttattttttttttttatttttttttttttattttgtttacttcattatatatcttattaGGACACATAAATTTAATGTATGATGTATCATTGTTAtgattaatataataaaaaggttcatatatttattattatatatttacatataatacataattatatatatgtatgtgttattattttttttattattaataataaaagaaaaaagcaaaagaaatatatactatataatattatattatatagcATTCATCTATGATTTCATTcttatataacaatattgTAAGTATAACCATAAAGATTAATTACTTTCATactataattatattttataacaataataatatatattattcaacTAGTTAtactaataataaacatatataatataattttttcttcctctttctttttttgaatttaaCATAATAggttatattattataaagatatatgttttcccttttattttatatttcttttataaattcacaataaaaaatatataaataaatatataaataataaataaataataaatatataagtaaataaatatatatatatatatttaatagttttgttttattataatataagaaaaaagttgttatttttaatatttcctatgaatattttttataatttatagTAAAAcgaaaaataataagaataaagcatgcacatataat includes:
- a CDS encoding exported protein family 3, translated to MNYFLSLFNVSLFFLIIFKYSYKNIVKKSLQDKFNKSIITINIASRTLTENNKKCYKKYIYTSIFNGNKNPQKREKKNEEEKQKDSTKVDNDNNVENEMEDYIDDSIDDPMDDLMNDKWEHHNSLEDRIKEYYTSTDPSDGEENNSFFKKLKLIMKILDEVHSDLLINNSVTNGSIFSPELVPISVLSTMTLACPPIGTMTLPYIIGRINFLNRYEEQNINTEHDLNIFK